In one Gallus gallus isolate bGalGal1 chromosome 20, bGalGal1.mat.broiler.GRCg7b, whole genome shotgun sequence genomic region, the following are encoded:
- the HCK gene encoding tyrosine-protein kinase HCK isoform X4, which produces MHSGDLSFKKGERLQVLEQLGEWWQARSLLTGRKGFIPSNFVARANSLEAEEWFFKSISRKDAERQLLGPGNTLGSFMIRDSETTKGCYSLSVRDGDSLQGGSVKHYRIRTLDSGGFYISSRSSFDTLQELVKHYKGQSDGLCRRLTYPCSVPRPQKPWEKDAWEIPRASLKLEKKLGAGQFGEVWMATYNKHTKVAVKTMKPGSMSVSAFLEEANLMKSLQHDKLVRLHAVVTREEPIYIITEFMEKGSLLDFLKSEEGNKQPLPKLIDFSAQIAEGMAYIEKRNYIHRDLRAANILVSAMLVCKIADFGLARIIEDNEYVAREGAKFPIKWTAPEAINYGSFTIKSDVWSFGILLTEIVTYGRIPYPGMSSAEVIRALEHGYRMPRTESCPEELYDVMIRCWKTKPEDRPTFEYMQSILEDFFTATEGQYQKQA; this is translated from the exons GCTGGGAGAGTGGTGGCAGGCACGGTCGCTGCTGACAGGGCGCAAGGGCTTCATCCCCAGCAACTTCGTTGCCCGAGCTAACTCACTGGAGGCAGAAGA gtggTTCTTCAAGAGTATCAGCAGGAAGGATGCGGAGCGGCAGCTGCTCGGCCCTGGGAACACGTTGGGATCCTTCATGATTCGGGACAGTGAGACGACCAAAG GTTGCTACTCATTGTCGGTGCGGGATGGGGAcagcctgcagggaggcagCGTCAAGCACTACAGGATCCGGACACTGGATAGTGGTGGCTTCTATATCTCCTCACGCAGCAGCTTCGACACACTTCAGGAGCTGGTGAAGCACTACAAGG GGCAGAGTGATGGGCTGTGCCGAAGGCTCACCTACccctgcagtgtgcccagaCCCCAGAAGCCCTGGGAGAAAGATGCCTGGGAGATTCCTCGGGCGTCACTGAAGCTGGAGAAGAAGCTGGGAGCCGGGCAGTTCGGAGAAGTGTGGATGG CAACGTACAACAAGCACACCAAGGTGGCAGTGAAGACAATGAAACCGGGCAGCATGTCTGTGAGTGCCTTCCTGGAGGAGGCGAACCTCATGAAGAGCCTGCAGCACGACAAGCTGGTGAGGCTGCACGCCGTGGTCACCAGGGAGGAGCCCATATACATCATCACCGAGTTCATGGAGAAAG GGAGCCTGCTGGACTTCCTGAAGAGTGAGGAAGGCAACAAGCAGCCACTGCCAAAGCTGATCGACTTCTCTGCACAG aTTGCAGAAGGAATGGCTTATATTGAGAAGAGGAACTACATTCACAGAGACCTGAGAGCTGCCAACATTCTCGTGTCAGCGATGCTGGTGTGCAAGATTGCAGACTTTGGGCTGGCCAGGATCATTGAAGATAATGAGTACGTAGCTCGGGAAG GTGCCAAGTTTCCCATTAAATGGACTGCACCAGAAGCAATCAACTATGGATCTTTCACTATAAAATCCGATGTCTGGTCCTTTGGGATCCTCCTGACTGAGATTGTTACCTACGGGCGCATCCCATACCCAG GGATGTCGAGCGCGGAGGTGATCAGGGCCCTGGAGCACGGCTACCGCATGCCCCGCACAGAAAGCTGCCCTGAGGAGCTTTACGATGTCATGATAAGATGCTGGAAGACCAAACCAGAGGACCGTCCCACCTTTGAGTACATGCAGAGCATTTTGGAGGATTTCTTTACTGCGACGGAGGGCCAGTACCAGAAGCAGGCATAG